A DNA window from Phyllostomus discolor isolate MPI-MPIP mPhyDis1 chromosome X, mPhyDis1.pri.v3, whole genome shotgun sequence contains the following coding sequences:
- the LOC114504888 gene encoding LOW QUALITY PROTEIN: bleomycin hydrolase-like (The sequence of the model RefSeq protein was modified relative to this genomic sequence to represent the inferred CDS: inserted 1 base in 1 codon; substituted 1 base at 1 genomic stop codon), translating to MNSVGLNMEKVSGLLQKLSSDPXFILAQNVGTTHDLLDISLKRATVQGSQHVFQHVVPQEGKPVTNQKFSGRCWIFSSLNVMRLPFMKKLNIEEFEFRQSYLFFWDKVECCYYYLNAFVDTAQKKEPEDGRLVQYLLSNPANDGGQWDMLVNIVEKYGVVPKKCFPESHTTEATRRMNDILNHKLRKFCIHLQNLVHSGVSKGEISNVQDVMMEEIFRVVCICLGNPLETFTWEYRDKDKNYHKIGPITPLEFSQNHVKPLFNMEDKICLVNGPWPQHKYNKLYTVEYLRNMVRGRKTLYNNQPVDFLKKMVAASIKDGDTVWFGCNIRKHLNGKLGLSDMNVYDYELVFGISMKNMNKAERLTFGDSLMTHAMAFTAVSEKGDQDGTFVKWRVENSWGEDHGQKAYLCXEWFSEYVYEVVVDEKHVPEEALAVFEQEAVVLPAWDPMGALAK from the exons ATGAACAGCGTGGGACTGAATATGGAGAAGGTATCGGGTCTGCTTCAGAAACTGAGTTCTGACCCTTAGTTCATACTTGCCCAGAATGTCGGGACCACCCACGACCTGCTGGACATCTCTCTAAAGAGGGCCACGGTACAAGGCAGTCAGCATGTGTTCCAGCATGTTGTACCTCAGGAAGGCAAGCCAGTCACCAACCAGAAGTTCTCAGGGCGATGCTGGatcttttcttctctaaatgttaTGAGACTTCCattcatgaaaaaattaaatattgaagaaTTTGAGTTCCGTCAATCATACCTCTTTTTCTGGGACAAGGTTGAATGCTGTTACTACTACTTAAATGCTTTTGTGGACACAGCCCAGAAAAAGGAGCCTGAGGACGGAAGGCTGGTGCAGTATTTGCTTTCAAATCCTGCAAATGATGGGGGACAATGGGATATGCTTGTCAATATTGTTGAAAAATATGGTGTTGTTCCCAAGAAGTGCTTCCCTGAATCTCATACAACAGAGGCGACCAGAAGGATGAATGATATTCTGAATCACAAGTTGAGAAAATTCTGTATACACCTGCAGAACCTGGTTCACAGTGGAGTGAGCAAAGGAGAAATCTCAAACGTGCAGGATGTCATGATGGAGGAGATATTCCGAGTGGTGTGCATCTGTTTGGGTAATCCACTGGAGACGTTCACCTGGGAGTATCgagacaaagataaaaattatcaCAAGATTGGCCCCATAACTCCCTTGGAGTTTTCCCAGAACCACGTCAAACCTCTCTTCAATATGGAGGATAAGATTTGTTTAGTGAATGGCCCTTGGCCCCAGCACAAATACAACAAACTCTACACGGTGGAATACCTACGCAATATGGTTAGAGGGAGAAAAACTCTCTATAACAACCAACCCGTTGACTTCTTGAAGAAGATGGTTGCTGCCTCCATCAAAGATGGAGACACCGTATGGTTTGGCTGTAATATTAGAAAACACTTGAACGGCAAGCTGGGCCTCAGTGACATGAATGTCTATGACTATGAGTTAGTGTTTGGTATCTCCATGAAGAACATGAATAAAGCAGAGAGGCTAACTTTTGGTGATTCACTCATGACCCACGCCATGGCCTTCACTGCAGTCTCAGAGAAGGGTGATCAGGATGGCACATTCGTGAAATGGAGAGTGGAGAATTCATGGGGTGAAGACCATGGCCAAAAAGCTTACCTGT ATGAGTGGTTCTCTGAATATGTCTATGAAGTGGTGGTGGACGAGAAGCATGTTCCTGAAGAGGCGCTAGCTGTGTTCGAGCAGGAAGCTGTTGTCCTGCCAGCCTGGGATCCCATGGGGGCTTTGGCCAAGTGA